One part of the Pseudoalteromonas piscicida genome encodes these proteins:
- a CDS encoding MHYT domain-containing protein, translating into MLNTFFVTDPAPELLLNGTYDAMLVALSVLVAVIASFFTLIQIDFAEQNQNSRINRLAKFGGAVAMAGGIWSMHFIGMLAFSLCVEVDYDPWLTAASIFPAFLGCWVSFDLITRPNVTLTVKGLAAVILGAGIGTMHYSGMEAMQLGPMLGYDPILFGLSIIVAVSLAFIAIQTRSKLRDYVSDNNISVVRCLGALALGASVSGMHYTGMQAAKFVSDSPIISQEMQDQHTQSLALFIAAVSMIISALSALIHTASKYRSVAADKAANESRLAAILETAVDGIITINGDGIIKSCNPLVERILGWSEGETLGRNVAVFLPKEAQTKVSFDSTYLEQFKRVGREIKALHKQGHLVPIRLGIGEVELKDQSAFYVGFITDLTAQKQMEKALIEQETRYRTLLNNMPGVAFRCRIDSEWTMSFVSLIVEQLTGYRAEEFISGQVHFASLIIEDDKSLTHDVVEQALQCGKASYSQEYRILHKSGHTKWVLDKGSFEYDQAGKVEGIAGVLLDISERKNMEDELRAAKSIAESAAASKQAFLANMSHEIRTPMNAILGFSEVLRESELKPDQSKHVNTILTSAKALLHLLNDILDSAKLDQGKLDLIENDFCISELLDNVVSTFWYQAKKKGLKLELTMSHSLHQTYHGASDRLRQVLVNLLGNAIKFTAQGSVELSVESSHDDYVLFKIADTGIGIANDRLDSIFNPFEQADESMSRRFGGTGLGTTISRQLVELMGGKIWAHSELGKGSTFYFTVPLKKIAAFTIAQDVHVELPPLNILVADDIQQNTELLSLLLEKQGHSIEVAGDGLEAIEKAKAQQYDLILMDIHMPGCDGLEATRAIKAYERENRQQETPVIALTASVLGEDRAAAKAAGMAAFASKPVVIEDLTRTIAETLNINIAHTAIGVRQTSNKQLINRARAINLWGSEARFLKELARFWEGKREEVIALFAHEGQFTNDVLQSIHTIKGVAGNLALETLFALLEQIERKKEIDERLRAKMALIIEKLDDVVGLSDEEVVTNALSEGDVFLFKQNLPQVKEMIDEAQVEDDVLDALLESAPLTYRSQVEALKHALDDFEFERAEEILAQLMSTDV; encoded by the coding sequence ATGTTAAATACGTTTTTTGTAACCGATCCCGCACCAGAGTTGCTACTCAACGGAACTTATGATGCTATGCTTGTGGCGTTATCTGTGCTTGTGGCTGTTATTGCCTCATTTTTTACGCTTATCCAGATCGACTTTGCTGAGCAAAACCAAAATAGCCGTATAAATCGACTCGCAAAATTTGGCGGTGCTGTTGCCATGGCAGGTGGTATTTGGAGTATGCACTTTATTGGGATGCTGGCGTTCTCACTCTGTGTAGAAGTGGATTACGATCCTTGGCTTACTGCAGCGTCTATCTTCCCCGCTTTCTTAGGCTGTTGGGTTTCGTTTGATTTGATAACTCGACCAAATGTCACACTTACAGTTAAGGGGCTTGCCGCTGTCATTTTGGGGGCCGGTATTGGTACCATGCACTATAGCGGTATGGAAGCCATGCAGCTTGGCCCTATGCTGGGCTATGATCCTATACTTTTTGGCTTATCAATTATCGTTGCGGTGTCACTCGCTTTCATCGCAATTCAAACGAGAAGTAAGCTGCGCGATTATGTCAGTGACAACAATATCAGTGTTGTGAGGTGTTTAGGTGCTTTGGCGCTTGGGGCGTCGGTGTCGGGAATGCATTACACGGGCATGCAGGCGGCAAAATTTGTATCTGACTCACCAATCATCAGCCAAGAAATGCAAGATCAGCACACACAGTCACTTGCATTGTTTATTGCAGCTGTCAGTATGATCATTAGTGCTTTATCTGCGCTTATTCATACCGCGAGCAAGTACCGTTCGGTGGCTGCAGACAAAGCCGCTAATGAATCTAGGCTTGCGGCGATCCTAGAAACGGCCGTTGACGGGATCATCACCATCAATGGTGACGGTATCATTAAGAGCTGTAACCCGTTAGTTGAACGAATTTTAGGATGGTCTGAGGGAGAAACGCTTGGTCGCAATGTTGCGGTGTTTTTACCTAAAGAAGCGCAAACGAAAGTATCATTCGACAGCACTTACCTTGAACAATTTAAAAGGGTTGGCCGTGAAATCAAGGCGCTACACAAGCAAGGGCATCTGGTGCCTATCCGATTGGGAATAGGAGAGGTTGAGCTAAAAGACCAAAGCGCATTTTATGTGGGTTTTATCACTGATCTAACAGCCCAAAAGCAAATGGAAAAAGCGCTGATTGAGCAGGAAACGCGTTATCGGACACTATTAAATAACATGCCTGGCGTGGCGTTTCGCTGCCGGATAGATAGCGAATGGACAATGTCGTTTGTAAGCCTCATTGTTGAGCAGCTTACAGGCTATCGAGCAGAGGAGTTTATTTCTGGGCAAGTTCATTTTGCTAGCTTGATTATTGAAGACGACAAAAGCTTAACGCACGATGTGGTTGAACAAGCACTGCAATGCGGCAAAGCGAGTTACTCGCAGGAATATCGAATATTACACAAGTCTGGCCATACCAAGTGGGTGCTGGATAAAGGTTCATTTGAATACGATCAAGCGGGTAAAGTTGAGGGCATTGCGGGCGTATTACTTGATATTAGCGAGCGCAAGAACATGGAAGACGAACTACGTGCCGCGAAAAGTATCGCTGAAAGCGCAGCGGCTTCCAAGCAAGCGTTTTTGGCGAACATGAGTCATGAAATTCGCACGCCGATGAACGCCATTTTAGGATTTAGTGAAGTACTGAGAGAGTCTGAGCTGAAGCCCGATCAAAGTAAGCATGTAAATACGATACTTACCAGTGCAAAGGCGCTGCTGCATTTACTTAATGACATTTTAGACTCCGCTAAGCTGGACCAAGGCAAGCTCGACCTGATTGAGAATGATTTCTGTATTTCTGAGCTACTCGACAACGTGGTATCGACGTTTTGGTATCAAGCAAAGAAAAAGGGCTTAAAACTAGAGCTCACGATGAGTCACAGTTTGCATCAAACTTATCATGGTGCTTCAGACCGCTTACGGCAGGTACTGGTTAATTTATTGGGTAATGCCATTAAGTTTACTGCACAGGGCAGTGTAGAGCTTAGTGTTGAGTCATCCCATGACGATTATGTACTGTTTAAAATTGCAGACACAGGTATAGGGATTGCCAACGATAGACTAGATTCTATTTTCAACCCCTTTGAGCAGGCCGACGAGAGCATGAGTCGCCGCTTTGGTGGCACAGGTCTTGGGACGACCATTAGCCGTCAGCTAGTCGAGTTAATGGGTGGAAAAATATGGGCTCATAGTGAGCTTGGAAAAGGGTCTACTTTCTACTTTACAGTGCCTCTTAAGAAAATCGCGGCATTCACAATAGCGCAAGATGTTCATGTCGAGCTTCCCCCGTTAAATATATTGGTTGCCGATGATATTCAACAAAATACCGAATTGTTGAGCTTATTACTTGAAAAGCAAGGTCATAGTATAGAGGTCGCAGGAGATGGGCTTGAGGCCATCGAAAAAGCAAAAGCGCAACAATACGATCTTATTCTAATGGATATTCATATGCCGGGTTGTGATGGACTTGAGGCGACGCGTGCTATCAAAGCATATGAACGAGAAAATAGGCAACAAGAGACACCGGTAATTGCACTGACCGCGAGTGTGTTGGGCGAGGACAGAGCCGCTGCAAAAGCTGCTGGTATGGCTGCATTTGCGTCAAAACCAGTGGTGATAGAAGATTTAACTCGCACTATTGCTGAGACGCTCAATATCAATATCGCTCATACGGCGATTGGAGTAAGGCAAACCAGCAACAAACAGCTTATAAATAGAGCTAGAGCAATAAACCTGTGGGGCAGTGAGGCTCGGTTTTTAAAAGAACTGGCGCGTTTTTGGGAAGGTAAAAGAGAAGAAGTGATAGCGCTCTTTGCGCACGAAGGTCAGTTTACGAATGATGTGCTACAGAGCATTCATACCATCAAAGGCGTTGCCGGAAACCTGGCTTTGGAGACGCTATTTGCTCTGCTAGAGCAAATAGAGCGTAAAAAGGAAATTGACGAGCGCTTGAGAGCCAAAATGGCGCTCATTATTGAAAAACTAGACGACGTGGTTGGTCTGAGTGATGAAGAAGTCGTGACCAACGCGTTGAGTGAGGGCGACGTTTTTTTGTTTAAGCAAAACTTGCCACAAGTAAAAGAGATGATAGATGAGGCGCAAGTCGAGGATGATGTGCTTGACGCATTGTTAGAGAGTGCGCCCCTTACTTACCGAAGCCAGGTAGAGGCGTTGAAACATGCATTGGATGATTTTGAATTTGAACGTGCGGAGGAAATTCTCGCACAATTAATGAGTACTGATGTGTAA
- a CDS encoding HD domain-containing phosphohydrolase codes for MINDHKPLILAVDDEATNLQILKQTLGNQYRMKFAKSGKLALELVDKELPNLILLDVMMPEMTGFEVCSKLKEDPTTARIPVIFVTALSEEFDEARGFELGGVDYITKPISPAITRARVKTHLSLVSATELKSAYVELMQRLGQAAEYKDNETGQHIARMSRYCFVLAKACGLPEAYAEDLMLAAPMHDIGKVGIADSILLKPGRLDAEEYEVMKQHAELGANILADSDSKLVKLAYLMAMEHHEKFDGSGYPKGLKGEEISLEGRICALADVFDALTSKRPYKEAWPIEKALAFIHSESGKHFDPKLVELLNENLPEILKIKAQYD; via the coding sequence ATGATAAATGACCACAAGCCTCTGATCCTAGCTGTTGACGATGAAGCGACAAATTTGCAAATTCTAAAGCAAACGCTGGGCAATCAATATCGTATGAAGTTTGCAAAGTCAGGAAAGTTGGCGCTGGAGCTAGTAGATAAAGAACTACCTAACTTAATTTTACTCGATGTTATGATGCCAGAAATGACAGGTTTTGAAGTCTGCTCCAAATTAAAAGAAGACCCTACCACGGCGAGGATCCCGGTGATTTTTGTGACCGCCTTGAGTGAAGAGTTTGACGAAGCTCGAGGCTTTGAGTTAGGTGGTGTTGATTACATCACAAAGCCTATCAGCCCTGCTATAACTAGAGCGCGAGTGAAGACGCACTTGTCTTTAGTTAGTGCTACTGAGCTTAAAAGTGCATACGTTGAATTGATGCAGCGGCTCGGTCAGGCAGCGGAATACAAAGACAATGAAACAGGCCAACATATTGCAAGAATGAGCCGCTACTGCTTTGTGCTTGCTAAAGCTTGTGGTTTACCGGAAGCGTATGCGGAAGATTTGATGCTCGCCGCCCCGATGCACGATATTGGCAAGGTTGGTATTGCCGACAGCATTTTGCTGAAACCCGGACGTTTAGATGCCGAAGAGTATGAGGTGATGAAACAACACGCTGAGCTGGGTGCAAATATACTCGCGGACTCTGATTCAAAACTCGTCAAGCTTGCATATTTAATGGCCATGGAGCACCACGAAAAATTTGATGGAAGCGGTTATCCAAAAGGATTAAAGGGGGAAGAAATCTCACTTGAAGGGAGGATCTGTGCGCTTGCGGACGTGTTTGATGCACTTACTTCAAAGCGCCCATACAAAGAGGCTTGGCCTATTGAAAAGGCATTAGCCTTCATTCATTCTGAAAGTGGTAAGCACTTTGACCCAAAATTAGTTGAATTACTCAATGAAAACCTACCAGAAATCCTAAAGATTAAAGCGCAGTATGACTGA
- a CDS encoding autotransporter domain-containing protein yields MNSVSTMAISLTAMLASLPSIGSSTNFMELGFGRLAFDNVSEIEPKGFVITANIEFGGLYLEGSSALMADDVAVTGLVYGAEEDVLATLDFDVDSRTYTLLAGKQFDLNDNSLIDIYGGYSRHRLEVAYSGLVNTTYYDGYTNKELILFLDQEENESSDHYHLEAAYDYTHVDLNFRVGVGFERIQDDVSENNLVYLAEVGYRFTNNISANVSYRNAEVYNTLSLNLRYSF; encoded by the coding sequence GTGAATTCAGTTTCAACTATGGCAATAAGTCTTACCGCCATGTTAGCTTCACTACCTAGCATCGGCAGCTCAACAAATTTTATGGAGCTTGGATTTGGTCGGTTAGCGTTCGATAACGTCAGTGAGATTGAGCCTAAAGGCTTTGTCATTACAGCAAATATAGAGTTCGGTGGGCTTTACCTAGAAGGTTCTTCTGCTCTGATGGCTGATGACGTCGCGGTTACCGGATTAGTTTATGGTGCAGAAGAAGACGTATTAGCCACTTTAGATTTCGATGTTGACTCTAGAACTTATACCTTATTGGCCGGTAAGCAGTTCGATTTGAATGATAATAGCCTTATTGATATTTATGGCGGTTATTCTAGGCATAGATTGGAGGTAGCTTATTCAGGCTTAGTCAATACGACGTACTATGATGGTTACACCAATAAAGAGCTTATATTATTTCTTGACCAAGAGGAAAATGAGTCAAGTGATCATTATCATTTAGAAGCTGCTTATGACTATACACATGTAGACCTTAATTTTAGGGTAGGTGTTGGCTTTGAGCGGATCCAGGATGATGTAAGTGAGAATAATTTAGTGTATCTGGCAGAGGTTGGATATCGTTTTACCAATAATATTTCCGCAAACGTGAGCTATAGAAATGCTGAGGTCTACAATACCCTCAGTCTGAATTTGAGGTATAGCTTCTGA
- a CDS encoding porin family protein: MNSILKQVALVSALFASTASLANSTDFVELGYGKITLDGVDEFKPTGIAVTVNKAFDGFYLQGTYAALSDDFKGTSIESDYYANIETTIKVETDLNYLTLLVGHQFDVTDAGFVDVYGGYSRYKLELDYSGIADIAYNDGYSYQDSFSDKESDTSDHYHIEAAYEHSFGALNARVGLGLERIQEDESETNFVYLAKLSYQFTESISANVSYRNADEYDNFGVNLRYSF; this comes from the coding sequence GTGAATTCAATTTTAAAGCAAGTGGCATTAGTATCTGCATTATTTGCATCAACAGCTAGCCTAGCAAACTCAACAGACTTCGTTGAACTAGGTTATGGAAAAATTACGCTTGATGGTGTTGATGAATTCAAGCCTACGGGTATCGCAGTTACGGTAAACAAGGCATTTGACGGCTTTTATCTTCAAGGTACTTATGCTGCATTAAGTGATGACTTTAAAGGTACTTCAATCGAAAGCGATTATTACGCAAATATAGAAACAACGATTAAAGTTGAGACAGATTTAAACTATCTTACTCTTTTAGTTGGTCATCAGTTTGATGTAACAGATGCTGGCTTCGTCGATGTATATGGTGGTTATTCTAGATACAAATTAGAACTGGATTATTCAGGCATCGCAGATATTGCTTACAACGATGGCTACAGTTATCAAGACAGCTTCTCTGATAAAGAGAGTGACACGAGCGATCATTACCATATTGAAGCTGCCTACGAGCATTCATTCGGAGCTCTGAATGCACGCGTTGGCCTTGGTCTAGAACGTATTCAAGAAGATGAAAGCGAAACTAACTTTGTATACTTAGCCAAGCTGAGTTACCAATTTACCGAGAGCATCTCGGCTAATGTTAGCTACAGAAATGCAGACGAATACGATAACTTTGGTGTAAACCTAAGATATAGTTTCTGA
- a CDS encoding NAD(P)/FAD-dependent oxidoreductase: MSGFDPLTQPHCQGQAFASSYWAATCPLGTPNPSLDKPLQVDIAVIGGGFTGLLTAYHLATTHHQSVALFEANQVGFGASARNAGFVLPSTGRLGYAQLAKKYGLDVSKSIYQEYNNAVALVREHINGNHIDCNVQASGYLKVAHNQQAFSLLKAQSEFLTATMGSKSHQLLSRQQLTETYMHNQQGFGALRFDNAFGVHPLKLLLGYKALAQQAGVQLYENSLVTRHQNPNGNHQLEVNGHKVSANKVVIAANAYAQRQFSPLTQGRYLPILSSIIVTEPLSDEQLAANGLITEQVVMDTRQLKYYYRRLPDNRILFGGRGAVFGHDQDNAKYQYNLRSALNDCFPKLDVKVDYFWSGYIAAALDDLPHIYSENNTGYVLGYCGSGVAFSAQASIRLAEKLMGLKVPNLPIYTKPLPKFPMPRLRRVGQLAYYQYAQLMDKFA, encoded by the coding sequence ATGTCAGGGTTTGATCCTCTCACTCAGCCACATTGCCAAGGCCAAGCTTTTGCCAGTAGCTACTGGGCTGCAACCTGCCCTTTAGGTACCCCTAACCCTTCGCTAGATAAACCACTACAAGTAGATATCGCAGTGATCGGTGGCGGCTTTACGGGCTTACTTACCGCCTACCATTTAGCTACCACTCATCATCAAAGCGTTGCCCTATTTGAAGCCAATCAAGTAGGCTTTGGCGCGAGCGCGAGAAATGCGGGATTTGTGCTACCAAGTACGGGACGGCTTGGTTATGCGCAACTGGCCAAAAAATATGGTTTGGATGTCAGTAAATCCATATATCAAGAGTATAACAACGCCGTTGCTTTAGTCCGAGAACATATCAACGGCAATCACATTGATTGCAACGTGCAAGCATCTGGGTATTTGAAAGTTGCACACAATCAGCAAGCATTTTCGCTACTAAAAGCGCAGTCCGAATTTCTCACTGCAACCATGGGTAGCAAGAGCCATCAATTACTGTCTCGGCAACAACTGACCGAAACCTATATGCACAACCAGCAAGGGTTTGGCGCATTGCGATTTGACAACGCGTTTGGTGTTCACCCGTTGAAACTGTTACTAGGTTACAAGGCATTAGCTCAGCAAGCTGGTGTGCAACTTTATGAAAACAGTCTGGTCACCCGCCACCAGAACCCAAATGGCAACCACCAGCTCGAAGTGAACGGCCACAAAGTCTCAGCAAATAAGGTAGTGATCGCAGCGAATGCCTATGCTCAGCGACAGTTTTCACCGTTAACTCAAGGGCGTTACTTGCCTATTTTAAGTAGTATTATCGTGACTGAACCACTTAGCGATGAGCAACTCGCTGCCAATGGCTTAATCACAGAGCAAGTCGTCATGGATACCAGACAGCTTAAATACTACTATCGTCGCCTGCCTGACAACCGTATTTTGTTTGGTGGGCGAGGCGCGGTGTTTGGGCATGATCAGGACAATGCAAAATATCAATACAACTTGCGCTCAGCACTTAACGATTGCTTTCCTAAACTCGATGTTAAAGTTGATTACTTTTGGAGTGGTTATATTGCCGCCGCGCTTGATGATCTTCCCCATATCTACAGCGAAAACAATACCGGGTATGTACTTGGATATTGCGGCTCAGGTGTAGCGTTTAGTGCTCAGGCAAGTATTCGACTTGCTGAAAAATTAATGGGTCTTAAAGTCCCTAATTTACCAATCTATACCAAGCCACTACCTAAGTTTCCGATGCCACGATTACGGAGAGTAGGTCAACTCGCGTATTACCAATATGCTCAGTTGATGGATAAATTCGCTTAG
- a CDS encoding GNAT family N-acetyltransferase, whose protein sequence is MKIIPLQPEHFERVIALGNLVHGDNYLDNAGIEQMRQKGCKDGINASFVALSDDDELLGFRTSYSAGQWPIDKWSSPSLWPVDQNDMAYFKCIAVSPNAQGQGIGPQLLKHAITALKQQGARASVAHLWKQSPGNGAVKYFTKAGGKLIKVHDDKWLDDCIYHGYVCTICGTECHCQAAEMVLEF, encoded by the coding sequence ATGAAAATTATTCCTTTACAACCAGAACATTTCGAGCGTGTTATCGCACTTGGCAATCTCGTTCATGGTGATAATTATCTTGATAACGCAGGCATTGAACAAATGCGCCAAAAAGGCTGTAAAGACGGTATAAATGCTTCCTTTGTTGCCTTAAGCGATGACGATGAGTTGCTCGGTTTTAGAACATCATATAGTGCTGGACAATGGCCTATAGATAAGTGGAGTTCACCGTCTTTGTGGCCTGTCGATCAAAATGACATGGCCTATTTTAAATGTATCGCGGTGTCACCGAACGCACAGGGCCAAGGTATTGGGCCTCAATTACTAAAACACGCAATAACAGCACTAAAACAACAAGGCGCAAGAGCTAGCGTTGCTCATCTTTGGAAACAGAGCCCAGGTAACGGTGCCGTTAAATACTTCACCAAAGCCGGTGGCAAACTGATCAAAGTCCATGATGATAAGTGGCTAGATGACTGTATTTATCACGGCTATGTTTGTACTATTTGTGGTACAGAATGTCACTGCCAAGCAGCAGAAATGGTATTGGAGTTTTAA